The Parafrankia irregularis genome includes the window ATAAATCCGTTTCCGCTGGTCCGGCAGCGGGAGGACCAGGGACGGCCCCATGCACACCATAATCCGCTGGAGCCGTTTCGCAACACGAGGGTCGGCTTGTATCGTCCGGGCATCCCGAAGCGGGTACCTCGCGCGATCCCGGACGAGCGCTTCAACGAGTTGTTCGCGGCGTTGCTGAGCCACCGCGACCGTGCACTGGTTGCGTTTTACGTGTCAACCGGTGCTCGCGCGTCCGAGCTGTTGGGGGCTACCCAGGTTGATGCTGACCCAGGCCAGCAATTGATCAGCGTTGTGAGGAAAGGTTCCCGGACAATCCAGCGGCTGCCGGCGTCTCCGGATGCCTTCGTATGGCTTCGTCTGTATCAGCAGGAGGTTCATGATCTGGCGCCGTCCGGACCGGACTGCCCCCTCTGGTGGACATTGCGGCGGCCGGCTCGCCCCTTGACTTATCATGCCGCCAGGGCGGCCCTCAACCGGGCGCAGGCCATGTTGGGGAGTAACTGGACCTTGCATGATTTTCGTCATACGGCCGCCTACCGTATGGCACGGGATCCCCAGGTGGCATTGACCGACGTGCAATGGGTCCTCGGGCACGCCAGCCTGACGACGACGCAGATCTACACGACACCGTTCGAAGACGAGGTCCTCGCCGGAATGCGCGCTCACCATGCCCGCCAGGCCGCGGGCCTTGTCGCGCCACCGCCTCCGCCGGCCGTGGGATACCGGCCTGACAGCCTGCAGGTCCTTTTCCCCGGGAGAACGCCGTGACCGAGGTCTTGGATCGGCCGGATCCATCCATCGGGTCACATTCCATTGTCAGGAAACCCGGGACGATGCGCGGCACCGCTGGCGCTGCCGCGCGTCTGCGGATACAGTTCCCGCCGCGGGCAGTTCCGGGGTCGTGGCCGGAAACCTTCCTTGGCAGTCGTGACATCGTTGAGCTCCTTGTTCCCCCGCCCTACGGGTCTGACAAGCAGGCCGTGCAATGGAAACGACGCAGCGGCATCACCGGCGTCCTGCGGTGGCTGCAGGGCCATTCAGGCGCTACCTGGCAGCAGCGATGGCTCGCCACAGGAGTGCAGGAGATCGACGGGAAGCACTGGCGGGAAATAGCCGTGCAATGGCTGCGGGGAGTCGGCGACGACACCAACGAGCCCTGTCTCTCGACTGGCCTGCTCGCCTTGATCTGCGGGGATGTGATCCGGCCCGGGGTGCGGTGGATGATGACCCGTCATTCCCCGCGTTTCCAAGCGGCCATGGAACGTTCCCGTGACCCCGACGGTTTCGCCCGGCTGCGGGCCTGCGCGCGGGAGAACCCTGCCGCGGCGCCGCTGATGGTCCGTCTCGCTCTCTACCGCACCGCCACGATCATGGCTTGCAAAGGCGGACTCATCGCCGATATCGTCCCCGGCGATTGCGTGGAGTTGCTGGACGTCCAAAGCTCGGTGCAGGCCAAAGGTGGAACCTGCAAGACCTATTTTTACCAGCTCCTGCACGACGCCGGG containing:
- a CDS encoding tyrosine-type recombinase/integrase; protein product: MIDTENESRDLAALVVPCVGCLRDTGELFEPYRLLDGTGRVVEPVTVYLKDLQAAGRSAATQRSYGLDLLRWFRFLWAVDVSWDAAGRVEARDFSSWLRTIDKPARSQRTRKVSGAGRPNPVTGRPAPGVKYAARTVAHSETVLRAFYDCHRRWGSGPVINPFPLVRQREDQGRPHAHHNPLEPFRNTRVGLYRPGIPKRVPRAIPDERFNELFAALLSHRDRALVAFYVSTGARASELLGATQVDADPGQQLISVVRKGSRTIQRLPASPDAFVWLRLYQQEVHDLAPSGPDCPLWWTLRRPARPLTYHAARAALNRAQAMLGSNWTLHDFRHTAAYRMARDPQVALTDVQWVLGHASLTTTQIYTTPFEDEVLAGMRAHHARQAAGLVAPPPPPAVGYRPDSLQVLFPGRTP